The following nucleotide sequence is from Tenuifilum sp. 4138str.
ATATCATAGTAAGTTCTTATTGCTTCAAGGTTATCCTCAAACACTTGTCTTTTATTGTAACTCATACACTATAATTTTAATTTAATTACTTCCATCATTTCATCTTCAAACTCATCGGTATATGCAAAATCAATCTTTTCAAACCCGTACTTCTCAAATATTCCCTCTCCTGCTTTCACTATTTCAATTATTTTTTTCTTTAACGTTCCTTCACTTTCCAATCTTTCATAATAATCTTCATCCATTTCTCTTATCCTTTCCTCAATGTATGAGTATTTTGAATTAGTATATCCCTCTTTTAAAACCTCTATTGCTCCGAGTTCTGCCATTAATGGCATTTCTCCCCTTTCAATCATATCATTATATAATCTAAATGCCATTTCCGTTTTGGCCCTCAAAAAGTCTTCATACTCTATTCCCATATTTTCCTTTATTTCTGGGAAAAAATCATCCATGTACCCATCAAGGTATTTCCTAAAATTTTCTTTCGTTTCCATTTTTTCTACTTTCTTGTTGAACAAATTTAAACTTTTACTATCTACTAACAACCATCAACCAAACCTACCTAGCTGACCCTACGGGGAGGGACAACCTCCTTGGAGGGGTCGAACATGTAGCGGTAGGTTATGTGTGTTTTACGCACACGAGCACCAATTTGTTCGGCTACGCGTCGCATGGTGGGGTTAAAATCGCCAATCCAGTTCAGCTCCAGCTCGGTGTAGCGGAACCCAGGGGCTAAAGCCCGCTTAGCGAATTCATTTACCAGCGCACCCTCAACTCCCTTTCCCTGGTGCTTTGGAACAATACCAAAAATCAGGCCA
It contains:
- a CDS encoding DUF1896 family protein, yielding METKENFRKYLDGYMDDFFPEIKENMGIEYEDFLRAKTEMAFRLYNDMIERGEMPLMAELGAIEVLKEGYTNSKYSYIEERIREMDEDYYERLESEGTLKKKIIEIVKAGEGIFEKYGFEKIDFAYTDEFEDEMMEVIKLKL